The Pseudophryne corroboree isolate aPseCor3 chromosome 12, aPseCor3.hap2, whole genome shotgun sequence genomic sequence TTATTTTACAAAGCGTTGTGTTTCTCCAGCAGGAGCCTGCTTTCCCCGCTGATCACGCGTGACCGACCTGTGCGATGCGTGTCCCAGGCTCAGGCAGACGGAGAAATCCACCTTACAGAGAGCTGTCTGAGAGTAAGAAACATTACCACCCGCTGTATTCCGTACAAGAGATGTCAGTATTGTCTATGCACTAACCGTTACACCATCCACATATAGGAGGTATCATTATTGTCTCTCCCCCTAACCGTTATACCGACCACAAACAGGAGATGTCATTACTGTCCAGCCTCCTAACCATTATACCGACCACATATAGGCAATGTCATTATTGTCCATGCTCCTAACCGTTACACCGGCCACATATAGGAGATGTCATTATTGTCCATCCtcttaaccattataccatccacaTACAGGAGATGTCATTATTGTCCATCCTCCTAACCATTATACCGACCATATACAGGAGATGTCATTATTGTCCATCCTCCTAACCGTTATACCGACCACATACAGGAGATGTTATTACTGTCCATACTCCTAACCATTATACTGACCACATATAGGAGATATCATCATTGCCCATGCACTAACCGTTACACCGTCCACATATAGGAGGTATCATTATTGTCTCTCCTGCTAACCGTTATACCGACCACAAACAGGAGATGTCATTACTGTCCAGCCTCCTAACCATTATACCGACCACATATAGGCAATGTCATTATTGTCCATGCTCCTAACCGTTACACCATCCACATATAGGAGGTATCATTATTGTCTCTCCTCCTAACCGTTATACCGACCACAAACAGGAGATGTCATTACTGTCCAGCCTCCTAACCATTATACCGACCACATATAGGCAATGTCATTATTGTCCATGCTCCTAACCGTTACACCGGCCACATATAGGAGATGTCATTATTCTCCATCCtcttaaccattataccatccacaTACAGGAGATGTCATTATTGTCCATCCTCCTAACCATTATACCGACCATATACAGGAGATGTCATTATTGTCCATCCTCCTAACCGTTATACCGACCACATACAGGAGATGTTATTACTGTCCATACTCCTAACCATTATACTGACCACATACAGGAGATGTCATCATTGCCCATGCACTGACCGTTACACCGTCCACATATAGGAGGTATCATTATTGTCCATGCTCCTAACCATTATACCGACCACATACAGGAGATGTCATTATTGTCCATTCTCCTAACCGTTATACCGACCACATATAGGAGATATCATTATTGTCCATCCTCCTAACCATTATACCGACCACATATAGGAGATATCATTATTGTCCATCCTCCTAACCATTATATCGTCCATATACAGGAGATGTCATTATTGTCCATCCTCCTAACCATTATACCGTCCACATATAGGAGATGTCATTATCCAGCCTTCTAACCATACTGACCACATATAGGATatcatcattgggggtaattccaagttgatcgcagcaggatgtttgatagcaattgggcaaaaccatgtgcactgcaggggaggcagatataacgtgcagagagagttagatgtgggtgggttattttgtttctgtgcagggtaaatactggctgctttatttttacactgtaaattagattgcagattgaacacaccacacccaaatctaactctctctgcacatgttatatctgccccccctgcagtgcacatggttttgcccatagatTCATAGTAGTACCATAGGGGGACATATATGCAATGGAGTGACGCAGAGGTGATATCTCTAACTTCAGAGGCTGCGTGAGGTGACCAGTAGCTCCGAGTTCCTGAGGCTCCAGGTGGAGAGCGGAGGTTGTTCCGGATTTCAGTACAAATTCTGTGTGGACTCAAACGTCACCGAGGAAGACAGGTGAGAGGGGAAAGATGGAGACAGGGACAGAATGGGCAGTAAGAAGTTCTGGCTGGACCCAGAGATGTCCATGCATGGATCTGGGGCAGAGGAGAATTTCCATGTGAGATTAAACACAGAATGTGAGGAGCAGAGGAGCATTGTCTGGGGTAGAGGACGCAGCAAGGTAATTATAAGGCTGAGGGCCACAGAGAGAACCCTATTAGTACAGGGACTTAGTAAGGGGGATGCTGGGCTATGCAGTGCAGCGGATAGGAGGCTCCAAAGATACATTTAGCAGAGGTGTGGTAAGGTATGTTAGGGGACACAGTATTTATTGTATTTTGTAGTTTTGGGAAATCCGCAAGAAAAGTGAATTAAACTGATTATATCACAGGAAAGTGAGGTCGGTGCTGGAGATATGGAATCGGGCAGTGCAGGAAGATATTAGGAGGGCTGCAGGCAATGTTGGGCTGCAGTGTGGGGGGGTGTAATCGTATCATGGTTGGGGGCACAGTAAGGGGCATTCTGGGATTAGGAGGGCTGCAGCAGCAGTGTGGGGTGTGTAATGGTATCATGGTTAGGGGGCACGGTGAGGTGCATTCTGGGATTAGGAGGGCTGCTGCAGCAGTGTGGGGTGTGTAATGGTATCATGGTTAGGGGGCACGGTGAGGTGCATTCTGGGATTAGGAGGGCTGCTGCAGCAGTGTGGGGTGTGTAATGGTATCATGGTTAGGGGGCACGGTGAGGTGCATTCTGGGATTAGGAGGGCTGCAGCAGCAGTGTGGGGTGTGTAATGGTATCATGGTTAGGGGGCACGGTAAGGTGCATTCTGGGATTAGGAGGGCTGCTGCAGCAGTGTGGGGTGTGTAATGGTATCATGGTTAGGGGCACTCTGGGATTAGgaaggctgctgcagcagcatgggGTGTGTAATGGTATCATGGTTGGGGGCACGGTGAGGTGCATTCTGGGATTAGGAGGGCTGCTGCAGCAGTGTGGGGTGTGTAATGGAATCATAGTTAGGGGCACTCTGGGATTAGGAGGGCTGCCTCAGCATGGGGTGTGTAATGGTATCATGGTTGGGGGCACGGTGAGGTGCATTCTGGGATTaggagggctgcagcagtgtggggTGTGTAATGGTATCATGGTTAGGGGGCACGGTGAGGTGCATTCTGGGATTAGGAGGGCTGCTGCAGCAGTGTGGGGTGTGTAATGGTATCATGGTTAGGGGGCACGGTGAGGTGCATTCTGGGATTAGGAGGGCTGCTGCAGCAGTGTGCGGTGTGTAATGGTATCATGGTTAGGGGGCACGGTAAGGGGCACTATGAGGCTGGGGGACACTGTAAGACACCAGACAAATCTATGAATGACGCCTTTTGCTTGGTCTCCAGGGTGTTCGGAGTGGATGGAGCCCTTGTGGTGGTGGATGTTGAGAGTCTCCAGCTGGTGAGAGGAAGCACCATTGAATATTGTGAAGAGCTGATCCGAAGCTCCTTCCAGCTGACACACAACCCTCAGGCCGCACAAGGCTGTTCTTGTGGATCCTCCTTCTCTATTAAGCTGTGACCGCGGTATTATGGACTGACAGCTGTGAGGAATATGGGGGGGTCTTTGCTCCAGTCACAGAAGATTCCCCCATCctacatgcacccctgtgtaaataAAAGTGTATGATATATCTTCCTCCAGCTCTTATTGTCTCCACGTGTTCGGATGAAGCCTGCAGGCAGTCACTGAGTTGGGCAATGAGGACGAATGTGACGCCGGGGATTTATGCTGTGTACGAGTGTTTGTAGTGACTATAAACACTCAGCCATTGTGCAACTGTGTCCTCAGGTGCGGAAACCCTGCAGTGTGGAATGTGCTGAGTAatcggcactgtgaggcattgggCGTTATCTTCATAGGGTGGGGGCCGTCAGTCCATGGAGCGGGGGGGCTGCGTGCAGTCCTGTGACTGAGGCGTATCTGCTGTGGaggattggagggggggggggttgtgtcggTGACCTGACCTAGTAACTGTAAAACAGAATTCAGCACGTCATGGTAAACATCTCTTGTTTTCAGCCATTCTGCAAGAGCTTAGCAGAAAgtcgtactatggtggtcattccgagttgttcgctcagtaattttcttcgcatcgcagcgattttccgctaattgcgcaatgttcgcactgcgactgcgccaagtaaatttgctatgaagattggtattttactcacggcattgcgaggttttttcttcgttctggtgatcgtaatgtgattgacaggaagtgggtgtttctgggcggaaacaggccgttttatgggtgtgtgcgaaaaaacgctaccgtttctgggaaaaacgcgggagtggctggagaaacggaggagtgtctgggcgaacgctgggtgtgtttgtgacgtcaaaccaggaacgacaagcactgaactgatcgcactggcagagtaagtctcgagctactcagaaactgcacagagaagtcttttcgcaatattgcgaatctttcgttcgcaattttgataagctaagattcactcccagtaggcggcggcttagcgtgtgcaatgctgctaaaagcagcttgcgagcgaacaactcggaatgagggcctatatacaccgTCACTTAACAATAACACAAATCACACGCCTTCTAGATGAAACGCAATGTAGCTGGTCTTATACATAGCAGTCATCGCTAATCCGGCGCCGTTTTATGGGCACGTGCGCCTGTATCAGGCGACAATCTCCTCTATCAGCTCTGACATCATCGTGCCTGTGCCAGCTATactgcttttctctctctatacgtcctctttaggtgacctTATTAACTCCCAatatctttatgctgatgacactgaaatctacatttcctcccctgatctctccccggctctccttactcgtacctccaactgtctctgctatctcttccgggatgtcccagcgctttcttaaactcaaaatgtccaagaccgagctgatcatcttcccgcaCAATCTCACCTCCCACACTCTCATTATCcatagatggcactactatctcctctagcccccaagtgcgctggcgaaatctttgactcctccctctccttcaaaccacacattcagcatctctcacaaacctgtcattttcatctcataagtatttccaggattagaccctctcacccaggatgctactaagactcttaaggtgggtacacactattagatatatctgcagatcaattgatctgcagatatatctatgtacggatcgggcagtgtgctgtgcatacacacagcccgatccgtcgggggactgacgtcagcgcccgcccagttcacctgtcaatcaccgccggccgccgcagcatgtgtacgggcggtcggacgaccgccccgtacacacacagcgacgcgccaatatatcgttagatatattggctgtcggctgtgctgcgcggccgacgcgatacgtctgtgaacgacggagttcacagacgtatcgcccgtacacactggccgacggtcccgtgatgtatcggccgttcaagagaacggccgatacatcgaccagtgtgtacgggcctttatccacttactggtcatctccagactggactactgtaatctcctcctgactggcattcctgacaaacacctctctccactccaatctttcctcaatgctgctgcccggctcatcttcctcacccaacgcactacgtccacctctcctctcctacaagcccttcactggctccccttccctttcagaatccaattcaaacttctcacactcacttacaaagctctcacccactcctctcccatttacatctcgggACAGGACGTGTCGCCCCCTTTTtccgggagtggcaaggccaaggtcTAAGACACAGATTTCTTGGTTTCGCAAGGCCCCCTGCGACAGCAtgcctgaggcttactcagctgacaGTCTGCGGGAAACATCACTACCACGCGGCCGCAGCGCTGGGATCGCAAATGCAGAAAGGAGGTGTTTAACACCTTCTACTGCATTTGCATTACTATAGATCGCATTTGCGAAGCTGCCTGTGAGCAGTTTTACAAATGCGATCCGAGCTGAATGAAGGCCTTGACAGTCTTGCTGACCTATATGGAATAATCGGAATAGTCACAATgggtaacaaagagaaaataaaatgtCTGAAGAACTAATAATAGCTGCCCGATGGTGACTCTACTCCAGTTTACAGAGTGTAAATAGCTCAGGATCGCACTGCGCATGACCAGGAAGATTACGCACACCTATATATGTCCGGGCGGGAGCGGCGGTCCGATGTAGGCTGAGTGTAAGGGGAATCATGGAGAACTGAAGAAACACATATACGCCTGTTAGGAGTACAGGGCAGGTGTTGATGATTCGGCATAAACCGGCGAATATGCTGTGCAATCAGAGCCGGACGGATCATGAGATGTGTATAGCTCTGTATAGGGGTAAACATGCACTTTTTGCACTTTTTTGTTGCTGATTTTGTGTCCAGTACCAGTGCTCCTAAGGTCATGTCTGTGTAAGAGACGTTTGCTCCTACAGAGGGCTGctgcacagacggtgtaatggttactgcctcacagcactgaggttcaattcccaccatggccctaactgtgtggagtttgtatattctccctgtgcttgtctgGGTTTCCTCCAGGGAACtcccgtttcctcccacaatccaaaaatatactggtaggttaattggctcccaacaaaattacccctagcgtgaatgtgtgtgcgtatacatgtggtaggaaatatagattgtaagctccactgaggcagggactgatgtgaatggccaaatattctctgtaaagtgctgcggtatatgtgtgcgttatataactggtaataaataataatgcacCCATCAaccataaattattattattacattttatttataaggcaccacaagtgtttcgcagcgccgtacaaaggacagtacagggagacagaacttagcattacagtaaataaataacagaaatatagtacaggtaacaaggagcaccacaattctcatacataatacagctaagatgtaagtagcgagggagtaatcattgtactactaggggctggcggccatagatagagatgagcctttaccagtaggagaaaaagcggtaaagatggtcactgagtaggggagagctgcgagtgaaatgtgttgagaagagggcttagataacgaggaaagagggccctgctctgaagagctaacaatctagtgggaaggggcaacagacagatgacaagaggtgcaagcaagcgggaggtaaatTAAAACAAGGCCGGCCTGAGCCTAATTTGTTTAGTTTTGGCGCCCCTTTGTGGTGCTATGTACTAACAATGAAATCACACAAGAGAGTAGTTGCTATCAGTGGCACTGATAAATAAAATCGGTACATCTTGGTGACGCAGCCGCTGCTGCCTTGTAGTTCTTTCATAGTTGGCTCAATGTGTGGCCACTTCTCTGCCCGTGAAATGGGCATCTCCAGGCGGTTACCATGCGGATGATTGGCTCCATGTTGTAGGAGTGTCTTGGGCGTGTTGCCCGGCTTCTGTGCTTGTTCGCGGGTGCTAGCAGAGATGGGATGGCCGTTTCAGATGAAGGTTTTGTACACAGCATGTAGAGGGTGAAAGTGCCCATGCTAATAACGTCTGCTGGCGCTGTGGATGTAAAAACAGCGGGCAATGTGACAATGcttacaggggtctattcatgaagtggtgaaaagagtggagaagtgagcctgtggagaagttgcccatggcaaccaatcagctgctctgtataatgttataatatgcaaattataaatgttacttcaatgctgattggttgccatgggcaacttctccactggctcacttctccacacttttcactgcttcatgaatagatcccacaGTATGAAGACGGGTGCACACTGGCATTTGCATAAGGTAGTaaagggtctattcacgaagcagtgataagagtggagaagtgagtctgtggaaaagttgcccatggcaaccaatcagcctcgAAGTGACATTTATAAttagcatactatacaattgtacggagcaactgattggttgccatgggcaacttctccacaggctcacgtcCCCACTTGCAGCTGGTTTGTGTCCCACTGTTACAtcagaccttgggggtcattccgacatgatCGCTTGCTGCACTTATCcgcatgggtcggaactgcgccggcgcacATGCCGGACGGCCAAAGGCCTTTGTTCCCtaacaattgcctctgcctgattaacaggcagaggcggtcactgggcgggaggagtCGGCGGCAATTGGCCGTcgttttgggggtgcggtccggccaacgcaggagtggctggaccgtgcggggacgggctgcagcggctgcgtgacgtcacacgcagctgctgtgaccaggggcagcgacgagcaactcccggtcagccgcaggagctgcgctggccgggatttactcaacaagtacaaaagcaacgccgctgtgcgatgcttttgtacttgtgccggGGGGGGCTGGACAGACatgcgcatgtctgggaacatgatcgtagctgtgctaaatttagcacagctacgatcaactcggaatgaccccccctgtaaGAGCATTCTGTAGCTGCAGATCTTCCTTTTACAGAACAACGTCATACCCTATTCATAAACTTCAATCTCAACTGTTCCCTACTCTGTACCACGAAGTGCAATTACGCCTTCCGTATACTTTGCTAGCAGCTCCTTCActctaggggtcaattcaattagcgcACCCCCATAATACTGTGTAAGTGCACATACTGTGCCTCTGGAATCATTGATCTGTTCTCAGCCCCATAGGGTTGTGTACAAAAATCAGCAAATTTGGGGTGAGATGGGGGCGAGACGAAAGGATGTGTTTTTGGCCGCATTTCCGCATCGTTGCAATGACAATTCGGCCCCTCTGCAGTTAATTGAATTGGCCAATAGGGATGGCCATCCACCATTGGTGGTTATACAGTGCAATCATGCTTACAGGTAGGTCAGTTATTACACACATGAAATAGGATGAATTTACACATGACTTATCATCAGTCAGTGGAATAAAAGCCCAAATCAGACAAGAGCATTAGCCACAGGTCTGGCTAAATGGGGAGCTAATGTTTACCACTGCGGCTGCCTCCGCAGTATTATTACTCATGAGCGCGGATGGATAGGGATTATTATGTGATAAAATAGCGAACGTATGAGGGCGATGGGGGTAATAATAGTAACCCTCACGCTATGTTACCACCAGTCTCACTGGTAGAATTTAGAATAACAGAGCTtatggctcagatttatcaagccttggaaagtgatacattggccctcattccgagttgttcgctcgctagctgcttttagcagcattgcacacgctaagccgccgcctactgggagtgaatcttagcatagcagaattgcgaatagaaatttcttagcagtttctgagtagctcgggacttactctgccactgcgatcagttcagtcagtttcgttcctggtttgacttcacaaacacacccagcgttcgcccagacactcccctgtttctccagccactcccgcgtttttcccagaaacggctgcgttttttcgcacacacccatgaaacggccagattccgcccagaaacacccacttcctgtcaatcacactctgatcaccagaacgaagaaatttcctcataaagccgtgagtaaaataccaaactttttagcaaatttacttggcgcaggcgcactgcgaacgttgcgcatgcgcagtttgcgactaatcgcaccgatgcgaagaaaaataacgagcgaacaactcggaatgagggccatagaacggtgataaagtgccaaccaatcagctcatagctgtcatttttcacatagcctgtaacatggcagttagaagctgattggttggtactttatcaccgtgctatttgtcactctccaaggcttgataaataatgTATTAGTGAGGTAGGAGAGTAAGCTGTCAGGAAAATGGTTTAATCGGTCGGCAGATTAGTATTGCGCCCTACATCAGGTACTCCCTACAATTAAATGGAGTTGTGTGTAACTGTccataatgtgtatgctgggggaTACATAACAACTGAAGGATGAATATTACAATGCATAACAGGGATAAATAATTGGGGACGCTTGGACAACTTGGTTGCATTgtgaaactataagtcccagcatgcctgGTAAGCCATGCTGGCCAAGTACAAAGTTGACTGTGGTCATTCTAGGTCGTGAGTCTTTCAGAGCCACACAGTCCAGTGTATATTGTGTCAGCAATGTATTCTGTATTTATAGAACTAGTATAGCCAGCTACAGACTCAAAGCAGAACCACCAAAAACATGGCGGCGAATCTACTCAGCGGCGACATCTTCTGCCCAGCGCCGATAATACAGGCAAGCTCCGCCCAGTCACCTGACTactcggtccattagtacaggcgcAGAGGGTCATGGGAATGAGGAGTCTGCGGGCAGACCGGGGGTACAGGTGAGAAAGCGGGGGACCGGGGGAGGAGTATGGGGCGCTGTGCATGGCGGGGAGGGGTGCACCATGCCAGCTGTCCCTGTTTCCTGGGATGCTCCCTGGTGTTAATCACTTTTCCAGTGAGCTCTGCACAGTTCAGTATCTCTCACCAGTTATTCTCACTTTCTGGGCTTTGTAAATTGATGTTCATTGATAATAGATGCAGACATGACATGCTGGGGTTTGTAGTTCTTCAAGGTCCCTGGAAACGAATGTCACGTCAACTATAGTAAGAGTGTATCTATATGATAAGGCAGCCACAGAGGGGGctactggcgcagtgtgcatagggagGGGGCTATGGTCGGTGTGCATGGGGAGGGGGCAACGGGCGCAGTGTGCATGGGGAGGGGGCTACGGGCGCAGTGTGCATGGGGAGGGGGCTACGGGTGCAGTGTGCATTGGGAGGGGGCTACGGGCGCAGTGTGCATGGGGAAGGGGCTACGGGCGCAGTGTGCATGGGGAGGGGCTACGGGCGCAGTGTGCGTGGGGAGGGGGCTACGGGTGCAGTGTGCGTGGGGAGGGGGCTACGGGCGCAGTGTGCATGGGGAGGGCTACGGGCGCAGTGTGCATGGGGAGGGGGCTACGGGCGCAGTGTGCATGGGGAGGGGGCTACGGGCGCAGTGTGCATGGGGAAGGGGCTACGGGCGCAGTGTAAGTGGGGAGGGGATTACGGGCGCAGTGTGCGTTGGGAGGGGATTACGGGCGCAGTGTGCGTGGGGAGGGGGCTACGGGCGCAGTGTGCGTGGGAAGGGGACCACGGGCGCAGTGTGCGTGGGGAGGGGGCTACGGGCGCAGTGTGCGTGGGGAGGGGGCTACGGGCGCAGTGTGCGTGGGAAGGGGACCACGGGCGCAGTGTGCGTGTCGAGGGGCTACGGGCGCAGTGTGCGTGGAGAGGGGGgtgcagggactgtctgtattacacgtaagAAGTGTATTTAACAAGTGGGCGCAAAGAacctacacgtgtcctgagagtgaggggacaccgggactgtctgtattacacgtgtcctgagagtgaggggacaccgggactgtctgtattacacgtgtcctgagagtgaggggacactgggactgtctgtattacacgtgtcctgagagtgaggggacaccgggactgtctgtattacacgtgtcctgagagtgaggggacacagggactgtctgtattacacgtgtcctgagagtgaggggacaccgggactgtgtatattacacgtgtcctgagagtgaggggacaccgggactgtctgtattacatgtgtcttgagagtgaggggacaccgggactgtctgtattacacgtgtcttgAGAGtgtggggacaccgggactgtctgttttacacgtgtcctgagagtgaggggacaccgggactgtctgtattacacgtgtcctgagagtgaggagacatcgggactgtctgtattacacgtgtcctgagagtgagaggacaccggggctgtctgtattacacgtgtcctgagagtgaggggacaccgggactgtctgtattacacgtgtcctgagagtgaggggacaccgggactgtctgtattacacgtgttggcatcgggactgtctgtattacatgtgtcctgagagtgaggggacaccgggactgtgtgtattacatgtgtcctgagagtgaggggacaccgggactgtctgtattacacgtgtcctgagagtgaggggacaccgggactgtctgtattacacgtgttggcatcgggactgtctgtattacatgtgtcctgagagtgaggggacaccgggactgtctgtgttacatgtgtcctgagagtgaggggacaccgggactgtgtgtattacatgtgtcctgagagtgaggggacatcgggactgtctgtattacatgtgtcctgagagtgaggggacgctgggactgtctgtattacacgtgtcctgagagtgaggggacacaggtacGCCGGGCaatgcgtaaagcagctaaacccgacaaaACGAATGGCCGCAATTGCGATAAGTGCCATTTGGccacccaaacaggtcacttttcggaCATTGAGCCAGCAGCTGATcgcgcccgaacggagcaacaattgaattgctctgtacggtgacatctagtggctgctggcgtgtaaaacaattgaatctcgccctacgtttataaggacacatctgtggaTGGGTGGACATAGGGACTGTGAAGGGACGTCAGGGTTCTCTttattacatgtgacctgagaatactgtgtatatgtatgaggGGCCGCCAGTACTCTCCTCTCTTTATTACATGTTACCTGagaatactgtgtgtgtatgtatgtatgtatgtatatatatgtgtgtgtatgtatatgtatgtatgtatgtatgtatgtatgtgtgtgtgtatatatatatatatatatatatatatatatatatatatatatatatatatatatatatatatatatatatatatatgtgtgtatgtatgtatatatatatatatatatatatatatatatatatatatatatatatatatatatatataatatgtataaggggctgccaGTACGCTCCTCTCTTTTTACAATTATAGGCTGATTTTCTAATGGACTATTTAAGATTTTCTGTTCTGTTTGTGTGTGTAGATTGTAGTGTGGTGTTTGCTCT encodes the following:
- the ISCA2 gene encoding iron-sulfur cluster assembly 2 homolog, mitochondrial isoform X2; its protein translation is MSNMAAVRLLTLLRPGRRSLLSPLITRDRPVRCVSQAQADGEIHLTESCLRRLREVTSSSEFLRLQVESGGCSGFQYKFCVDSNVTEEDRVFGVDGALVVVDVESLQLVRGSTIEYCEELIRSSFQLTHNPQAAQGCSCGSSFSIKL
- the ISCA2 gene encoding iron-sulfur cluster assembly 2 homolog, mitochondrial isoform X1 is translated as MSNMAAVRLLTLLRPGRSRSLLSPLITRDRPVRCVSQAQADGEIHLTESCLRRLREVTSSSEFLRLQVESGGCSGFQYKFCVDSNVTEEDRVFGVDGALVVVDVESLQLVRGSTIEYCEELIRSSFQLTHNPQAAQGCSCGSSFSIKL